The following coding sequences are from one Melanotaenia boesemani isolate fMelBoe1 chromosome 17, fMelBoe1.pri, whole genome shotgun sequence window:
- the maco1a gene encoding macoilin-1 yields MKRRNADCSKLRRPLKRNRITEGIYSSTFLYLKFLVVWVLVLLADFVLEFRFEYLWPFWLFIRSVYDSFRYQGLAFSVFFVCVAFTSDIICLLFIPVQWLFFAASTYVWVQYVWHTERGVCLPTVSLWILFVYIEAAIRFKDLKNFHVDLCRPFAAHCIGYPVVTLGFGFKSYVSYKMRLRKQKEVQKENEFYMQLLQQALPPEQQMLQRQEREAEEAALAKGISEVEPTVVSQNGAPPGKKSTPVPLPELEYREKGKDSTAKEREGKKQNIIGINNNSIIHTLDSKLQEAEYIENYVGTKRLNNDLAGENTHPDSNTHTTSKEEMGGTGKNYKNASGGAGSNSSPRNHSSTNGSLPSGSSANKNEKKQKGAGKGQKDPVENCIPNNQLGKPDALLRLEQDVKRLKADLQANRQLESELRSQVSSLSSQDRSLRSELGQLRQDNELLQNKLHSAVQAKQKDKQTISQLEKRLKAEQEARALAEKQLAEERKRKKMEEATAARAVALAAATRVESTDSLRGRIRDLETECKKLSMDMKLKEEQIRDLEGKCQELRKYKENEKDTEVLMSALSAMQEKTQHLENSLSAETRIKLDLFSALGDAKRQLEIAQGQIHQREQEIAELKQKIAEVMAVMPSLSYSSDGSNLSPVAPHYSSKFMDNSPSSLDPNASVYQPLKK; encoded by the exons ATGAAGCGGCGCAATGCGGACTGCAGCAAACTCCGACGGCCGTTAAAACGGAACCGAATCACCGAGGGTATATATAGCAG TACGTTCCTGTACCTGAAGTTCCTGGTGGTGTGGGTGTTAGTTTTGCTGGCCGACTTTGTGCTGGAGTTCAGGTTTGAGTACCTGTGGCCCTTCTGGCTCTTCATTCGAAGTGTCTACGACTCCTTCAGATATCAGGGGCTG GCATTTTCCGTTTTCTTTGTATGTGTGGCGTTTACATCAGACATCATATGCCTCCTTTTTATCCCTGTCCAATGGCTGTTTTTTGCTGCCAGCACCTACGTATGGGTCCAGTATGTCTGGCACACGG AGAGAGGAGTTTGTCTACCCACTGTATCGCTGTGGATCCTGTTTGTGTATATTGAAGCCGCCATACGATTCAAAGACTTGAAGAATTTTCACGTAGATCTCTGTCGACCCTTTGCTGCTCACTG TATTGGCTATCCAGTGGTGACTCTAGGCTTTGGCTTCAAGAGCTACGTTAGCTACAAGATGCGACTGAGGAAACAGAAGGAGGTGCAAAAGGAGAATGAATTCTACATGCAGCTTCTACAGCAAGCTTTACCGCCAGAgcagcagatgctgcaaagaCAAGAGCGAGAAGCAGAAGAGG CTGCCCTAGCTAAAGGGATCTCAGAGGTAGAACCAACAGTCGTATCCCAAAACGGAGCACCGCCTGGAAAGAAAAGCACTCCAGTCCCCCTACCGGAACTGGAGTACCGTGAAAAAGGGAAGGACAGTACTGCGAAAGAACGTGagggcaaaaaacaaaacataattggAATCAATAACAACAGCATTATACACACACTGGACTCCAAACTACAGGAGGCAGAGTATATTGAGAACTACGTCGGGACAAAGAGACTGAACAACGACCTGGCAGGAGAAAACACACACCCTGATAGCAACACACACACTACGTCTAAAGAGGAAATGGGGGGAACTGGGAAGAACTACAAAAATGCCAGCGGAGGTGCGGGCAGCAACTCTTCTCCAAGGAACCACAGCTCCACAAACGGCAGCCTCCCGTCAGGCTCGTCGGCCAACAAGAATGAGAAGAAACAGAAGGGGGCGGGGAAGGGCCAGAAAGATCCAGTGGAGAACTGCATCCCCAATAACCAGCTGGGCAAGCCAGACGCTCTGCTGCG GCTGGAGCAGGACGTGAAGCGCCTGAAGGCAGATCTTCAGGCCAACAGGCAGTTAGAGTCGGAGCTACGCAGCCAGGTTTCCTCTCTGAGCAGCCAGGACCGAAGCCTTCGCTCGGAACTGGGCCAGCTGCGCCAGGACAacgagctgctgcagaacaa GCTCCACAGTGCTGTCCAGGCCAAACAGAAGGACAAGCAAACCATCTCACAGTTGGAGAAAAGGCTGAAGGCCGAGCAGGAGGCCCGAGCTCTGGCTGAGAAACAGCTGgctgaggagaggaagaggaagaaaatggagGAAGCCACCGCCGCCCGAGCAGTCGCTTTAGCTGCTGCAACAAG AGTAGAGTCCACGGATTCTCTTCGTGGTCGTATCAGAGATCTGGAGACGGAGTGTAAGAAGCTCAGCATGGACATGAAGCTTAAAGAGGAACAGATTAGAGATCTAGAGGGCAAGTGTCAG GAGCTGCGCAAGTACAAAGAGAATGAGAAGGACACAGAGGTGTTGATGTCAGCGCTGTCAGCCATGCAGGAGAAGACCCAGCACCTGGAGAACAGCCTCAGCGCGGAGACCAGGATCAAGCTGGACCTCTTCTCTGCACTGGGGGACGCTAAGAGGCAGCTAGAGATCGCACAAG GCCAGATCCACCAGAGGGAGCAGGAGATCGCCGAGCTGAAGCAGAAGATAGCAGAGGTGATGGCAGTAATGCCCAGCCTGTCCTACTCGTCAGATGGCAGCAACCTCAGCCCTGTCGCCCCACACTACTCCTCCAAGTTCATGGACAATAGTCCCTCCTCCCTGGACCCCAACGCCTCAGTCTACCAGCCCCTTAAAAAGTGA